One part of the Thiothrix nivea DSM 5205 genome encodes these proteins:
- a CDS encoding tyrosine-protein phosphatase produces the protein MIDLHSHILPQLCDGSQDLETSLAMARIAVADGVTHLACTPHIYPGVYPNSSSTIFPAMQALQAELDARKIPLQLVAGADVHMVHDVVEGLQSGRIPTLNGSRYFLLEPAHRIPVPRFLEQIEAILEASYVPVITHPERLLWLEDNYRDFIEAVRMGAWLQVTAGAVAGMFGRIACRCAQRLLEDGVVHILASDAHGVECRPPVLSEGVEAAIRILGDENEVMRMVLERPRVILDNAGPKRVPLPIEASGQMPAYMGYQLKKGWFGHVVH, from the coding sequence ATGATAGATTTACACAGCCATATATTGCCCCAGCTTTGCGATGGTTCCCAGGATTTAGAGACTTCCCTGGCAATGGCGCGGATAGCCGTTGCGGATGGTGTTACCCATTTGGCATGTACGCCGCACATCTACCCGGGGGTATACCCCAATTCCTCTTCTACTATTTTTCCGGCCATGCAGGCGCTACAGGCGGAGCTGGACGCGCGAAAAATACCCTTACAGCTGGTTGCGGGAGCGGATGTGCACATGGTGCACGATGTGGTGGAGGGTTTGCAGTCTGGCAGGATTCCAACCTTGAACGGTTCACGTTATTTTTTGCTGGAACCCGCCCACCGGATTCCTGTGCCACGCTTTCTGGAGCAGATTGAAGCTATTCTGGAGGCGAGTTACGTGCCTGTGATTACCCACCCCGAGCGGTTGCTGTGGCTGGAAGACAACTACCGTGACTTTATCGAGGCAGTCCGCATGGGTGCATGGTTGCAGGTAACGGCGGGGGCTGTAGCTGGCATGTTTGGCCGCATCGCCTGCCGTTGTGCGCAGCGCTTGCTGGAGGATGGGGTCGTGCATATCCTGGCTTCCGATGCGCACGGTGTGGAGTGTCGCCCCCCTGTCTTGTCGGAAGGGGTTGAAGCTGCTATCCGCATCCTCGGTGATGAGAATGAAGTCATGCGCATGGTGCTGGAGCGTCCCAGGGTGATCCTTGACAATGCCGGCCCCAAACGGGTGCCATTACCGATTGAAGCGTCGGGGCAAATGCCCGCTTACATGGGCTACCAGTTGAAAAAGGGCTGGTTCGGCCACGTAGTGCATTGA
- a CDS encoding general secretion pathway protein GspK: protein MEGKKQQGVAMIVVLWMIMVMMTLAASLVYATRTETSMVDYARRTAIARAIADAAAHYAVMQLFIPNPKDRDLQLGGAPLMWNYEGARVEIRVVGENGLIDINYASRPLLQEILKQAGLSDEDNEQMLDRLEDFRDVDDLSRLHGAEDKDYESEGLPFGAKDAPFERIEELQQVMGMAPQLYQSLTRLLTVNSGAAGINPMLAPRQTLLLLAEGDAAKVDAYIQKREESEGAYVQPDFGGAFLDASQQPLYRMQLRVYTDETAPPYFEERSMRLRPGQTPPFVNYFRILQESSAQFG from the coding sequence ATGGAAGGTAAAAAACAGCAAGGCGTAGCCATGATCGTGGTGCTGTGGATGATCATGGTGATGATGACCCTGGCCGCCAGCCTGGTTTACGCCACCCGCACAGAAACCAGTATGGTGGACTATGCCCGCCGTACCGCGATCGCCCGCGCCATTGCCGATGCCGCCGCCCATTACGCGGTGATGCAACTTTTCATCCCCAACCCCAAGGATCGTGACCTCCAGCTTGGGGGCGCGCCGCTAATGTGGAATTACGAGGGGGCAAGGGTAGAAATCCGCGTGGTGGGTGAAAATGGCCTGATCGACATCAATTACGCCAGCCGCCCCTTGTTGCAGGAAATTCTCAAGCAGGCTGGTTTGAGTGATGAAGACAACGAGCAGATGCTGGACAGGCTGGAAGATTTCCGTGATGTGGATGACCTGAGCCGCCTGCATGGGGCGGAGGACAAGGATTATGAAAGTGAAGGCTTGCCTTTCGGTGCCAAGGATGCCCCGTTTGAACGCATTGAAGAGTTACAGCAGGTGATGGGCATGGCGCCGCAGCTTTACCAGTCGTTGACCCGTCTCTTGACGGTCAACTCCGGCGCTGCCGGTATCAACCCGATGTTGGCGCCACGCCAAACCCTGTTACTACTGGCGGAGGGGGATGCGGCTAAGGTTGACGCCTATATCCAGAAGCGGGAAGAGTCGGAAGGGGCGTATGTGCAACCGGATTTCGGCGGTGCTTTTCTGGATGCCAGCCAGCAGCCTTTGTACCGGATGCAGCTCAGGGTTTACACGGACGAAACCGCCCCCCCGTATTTTGAGGAGCGGTCAATGCGTTTGCGGCCTGGGCAAACGCCGCCATTTGTTAATTACTTCCGTATCTTGCAAGAATCTTCCGCGCAGTTTGGGTGA
- a CDS encoding type II secretion system F family protein produces the protein MPAYSYKAVTPQGVTKEGILEAPSETLAAESLHAQGLIPVKIQAGKATAGGGKANASKKSAGLFGGKKVGQEDIMALTQQMSSMLKAGLPLDRALGILLEISDKPAVQELVQGIQNQIRSGKRFADALDESGKFSRFYINMVRAGEAGGSIDDALGRLVDYMARAKELRGTVISALIYPAILAFVAVVSIIALLTFVVPQFAQMFQDMGGELPTITKVVMTAADTLQHYWWAVLGGFLLALMLLQYVLTNEKARTGLDRSMLRWPVVGGLVGKIETARFSRSLGTLLHNGVPLLGALKIAKNTVSNRVMAAAVEESADSLKQGESLTRTLLGKGVFPPYALHMLRVGEETGRMEELLREVADIYDDEVKTAVKQMLALLEPVLILVMALAILVIIGSVLLPMINMADLVK, from the coding sequence ATGCCAGCGTATAGCTACAAGGCTGTCACCCCCCAGGGCGTTACCAAGGAAGGCATCCTCGAAGCGCCCAGCGAAACGCTGGCGGCAGAAAGCCTGCACGCCCAGGGGCTGATCCCCGTCAAAATCCAGGCAGGAAAGGCTACAGCTGGTGGCGGAAAAGCCAACGCCAGCAAAAAATCTGCCGGGCTGTTTGGTGGCAAGAAAGTGGGGCAGGAAGACATCATGGCGCTGACCCAGCAAATGTCTTCCATGCTCAAGGCCGGGTTGCCGCTCGACCGCGCCCTCGGCATCCTGCTGGAAATCAGCGACAAACCGGCGGTGCAGGAGCTGGTTCAAGGTATCCAGAACCAGATCCGTAGCGGTAAGCGTTTCGCCGATGCGTTGGATGAAAGCGGCAAGTTTTCGCGTTTCTACATCAACATGGTGCGCGCGGGCGAAGCGGGTGGCTCCATCGACGATGCGTTAGGGCGGCTGGTTGACTACATGGCGCGGGCGAAGGAACTGCGCGGCACAGTCATTTCCGCCCTCATTTACCCCGCCATCCTCGCCTTTGTGGCGGTGGTGTCGATTATTGCGCTGCTCACCTTCGTGGTGCCGCAGTTTGCGCAGATGTTCCAGGACATGGGGGGTGAATTGCCCACCATCACCAAGGTGGTCATGACGGCGGCAGATACGCTGCAACATTACTGGTGGGCAGTGCTGGGCGGCTTCCTGCTGGCGTTGATGTTGCTGCAATACGTATTGACCAACGAAAAGGCACGCACTGGCCTCGACCGCAGCATGTTGCGCTGGCCAGTGGTCGGCGGGCTGGTTGGCAAGATTGAAACCGCGCGCTTTTCCCGTAGCCTTGGCACCTTGCTGCACAACGGTGTGCCGCTGCTGGGCGCGTTGAAGATTGCTAAAAATACGGTCAGTAACCGGGTAATGGCGGCAGCGGTGGAGGAATCCGCCGACAGCCTTAAGCAAGGCGAAAGCCTGACCCGTACATTATTGGGCAAAGGCGTATTTCCCCCCTACGCCTTGCACATGCTGCGCGTCGGTGAAGAAACCGGGCGCATGGAAGAATTGCTGCGGGAAGTGGCTGACATTTACGACGATGAAGTCAAAACGGCTGTGAAACAGATGCTGGCACTACTGGAACCGGTGCTGATTCTGGTCATGGCACTCGCCATTTTGGTGATTATTGGTTCGGTGCTGTTGCCGATGATCAATATGGCCGATCTGGTGAAATAA
- a CDS encoding prepilin-type N-terminal cleavage/methylation domain-containing protein, protein MNQRGFTLLEMLISFTLVSLLFLALFAAFSTIGRGWDAADTRINKTEDMRLITDFLRRQLSQAMVVKITGEDGAKVYAFEGTDTSLRYAAPLQPLQHQGGVFLIELDIVSGKHGKALEMLYAPYRPELSWDEAFEDAEPVLVFDGLKDASFEYFGAEEAGKDPEWESAWEEMPLYPQMLKLSLADTGRVWPEMLIDLPQVSDYGR, encoded by the coding sequence ATGAACCAGCGCGGTTTTACCCTGCTTGAAATGCTGATTTCGTTCACGCTGGTTTCGCTGCTGTTCCTGGCGCTGTTTGCGGCCTTCAGTACCATTGGGCGTGGCTGGGATGCTGCCGATACCCGCATCAACAAGACCGAAGACATGCGCCTGATTACCGATTTCCTGCGCCGCCAGTTGAGTCAGGCGATGGTGGTAAAAATCACCGGGGAGGATGGTGCTAAGGTGTATGCGTTTGAGGGTACGGATACTTCGCTGCGTTATGCAGCCCCGTTGCAACCCTTGCAGCATCAGGGTGGCGTCTTCCTGATTGAGCTGGATATTGTCAGTGGCAAACATGGCAAGGCGCTGGAAATGCTGTATGCGCCCTACCGCCCCGAGTTGAGTTGGGATGAGGCTTTCGAGGATGCTGAGCCAGTGCTGGTGTTCGATGGCCTGAAAGATGCCTCCTTTGAATATTTTGGGGCGGAAGAAGCAGGCAAAGACCCGGAGTGGGAATCCGCCTGGGAAGAGATGCCGCTTTACCCACAAATGTTGAAACTGTCGCTGGCAGATACAGGGCGGGTTTGGCCGGAAATGCTGATTGATTTGCCGCAGGTGAGTGATTATGGAAGGTAA
- a CDS encoding GspH/FimT family pseudopilin, whose product MQILLCGNSELQNPSPHPLSFKGRGGKNTGFTLLEVLIVLVIGGLLMGVVATSLSEGPVLRKSSREVAASLRHARAMAVMRQQPALWKMNIKDKHFWIEGGEPNSERTFSAGITAKINTTSSEVNSADQGGIRFFPDGSSTGGSVELTYNQQTYKVNVEWVTGRVSVQ is encoded by the coding sequence ATGCAGATATTACTTTGTGGAAACAGTGAGTTACAGAACCCCTCACCCCACCCCCTCTCCTTCAAGGGGAGAGGGGGTAAAAACACAGGCTTTACCCTGCTTGAAGTCCTGATCGTGCTGGTCATCGGTGGCTTGCTGATGGGCGTGGTCGCCACATCCCTTTCCGAAGGGCCGGTATTGCGCAAGAGCAGCCGTGAGGTTGCCGCCAGTCTGCGCCATGCCCGCGCCATGGCTGTCATGCGTCAGCAGCCAGCCCTGTGGAAAATGAATATCAAGGACAAGCACTTCTGGATTGAGGGTGGGGAACCCAATTCCGAGCGTACTTTCAGTGCCGGTATCACGGCCAAAATCAACACAACTTCTTCAGAAGTGAATTCCGCCGACCAGGGCGGCATCCGCTTCTTTCCTGATGGCAGTTCTACTGGCGGTTCGGTGGAGCTGACCTACAACCAGCAGACCTACAAGGTCAATGTCGAATGGGTGACGGGGCGTGTCAGTGTCCAGTAA
- the gspI gene encoding type II secretion system minor pseudopilin GspI — translation MSVSSKGFSLLEVLVAFVVMGLVVGVILQLFGSSMRGVALSDEYSFAVQVAESRLAAVGNEVPVEEGSVSGEEQGSGYRWEVTMQPVELLEKQEEIPIPSQLYRVEVVVSWKTGEKPREFHLSSLRFGEKK, via the coding sequence GTGTCAGTGTCCAGTAAAGGTTTTTCTCTCCTGGAGGTGCTGGTTGCGTTTGTGGTCATGGGGCTGGTCGTGGGCGTTATCCTGCAACTGTTTGGCTCTTCCATGCGTGGCGTGGCGCTGTCGGATGAATACAGTTTTGCCGTGCAGGTGGCCGAATCGCGGTTGGCGGCTGTTGGTAATGAAGTGCCGGTGGAAGAGGGCAGCGTCAGCGGTGAGGAACAAGGTTCCGGCTACCGCTGGGAAGTCACCATGCAGCCGGTCGAACTGCTGGAGAAGCAGGAAGAGATCCCCATTCCCTCGCAGCTTTACCGCGTGGAGGTGGTGGTGAGCTGGAAAACGGGCGAAAAGCCGCGTGAATTCCACTTGTCTTCGCTGCGTTTTGGGGAAAAAAAATGA
- the wecA gene encoding UDP-N-acetylglucosamine--undecaprenyl-phosphate N-acetylglucosaminephosphotransferase — protein sequence MMLTLSLMTSLFVTWIALRVLKPVAARACLLDLPSGRKQHTGAVPLIGGISIFLGIASAIMVNYPTDTSVTTWLLCALGIVLLGVGDDAEDLSVKLRIAMQILLTLALCIGTGLSLDHLGNLLGPGNIDLGIASYPFTIIIVLGIINAFNMIDGIDGLLGSVTMGTLLSLVMLFNLPAHAAELTICSVFIAALIPYLLNNLVLPPFKQKIFMGDAGSMLIGLSISWLLIEGTQDPSTPAFRPVTALWLIALPIMDMVRVILQRLREGKSPFAAGRDHLHHLLLNSGLGKGATLIAMSLLAFALAAVGVISERMQISESEMFYGFLLTFLAYLLVLAPLAKAEKDCLIRWLEEKSFTQTARKILARYGSN from the coding sequence ATGATGCTTACACTATCCTTGATGACGAGCCTGTTCGTAACCTGGATTGCGCTCCGTGTACTCAAGCCTGTCGCTGCCCGCGCCTGTCTGCTGGACTTGCCATCTGGCAGGAAACAGCATACTGGAGCTGTCCCTTTAATCGGCGGCATATCCATCTTCCTGGGTATTGCCAGTGCAATCATGGTCAATTACCCGACGGATACATCCGTCACGACCTGGTTGCTCTGCGCATTGGGTATTGTCCTGCTGGGTGTAGGGGATGACGCGGAAGACCTTTCCGTCAAATTGCGCATTGCCATGCAAATCCTCCTGACCCTGGCGCTTTGCATCGGCACTGGCTTGTCGCTGGATCATCTCGGCAACCTGCTGGGGCCGGGTAACATTGACCTGGGAATAGCGAGCTACCCGTTCACCATCATCATCGTGCTGGGCATCATCAATGCCTTCAACATGATTGACGGCATTGATGGCCTGCTCGGCTCAGTCACCATGGGCACATTGCTTAGCCTGGTCATGCTCTTCAACCTTCCTGCCCATGCTGCCGAGTTGACCATTTGCTCAGTCTTTATTGCCGCCCTAATCCCTTACCTACTCAACAATCTGGTGCTTCCGCCATTCAAGCAGAAAATCTTCATGGGTGATGCAGGCTCCATGCTGATTGGCCTGAGCATCAGCTGGTTACTGATCGAAGGCACACAAGACCCGAGCACGCCAGCGTTCCGCCCTGTCACAGCCTTGTGGCTGATCGCCCTGCCGATCATGGACATGGTGCGCGTCATCCTGCAACGCTTGCGTGAAGGTAAATCTCCCTTTGCCGCTGGCCGCGACCATTTGCACCATCTGCTGCTCAACAGTGGCTTGGGCAAAGGGGCAACCCTCATCGCCATGAGCCTCCTGGCTTTTGCGCTGGCAGCGGTTGGGGTTATAAGCGAACGGATGCAAATCAGTGAAAGCGAGATGTTCTACGGCTTCCTGCTCACGTTCCTGGCCTACCTGTTAGTGTTGGCTCCCCTCGCCAAAGCTGAAAAAGACTGCCTTATCCGTTGGCTGGAAGAAAAATCATTCACCCAAACTGCGCGGAAGATTCTTGCAAGATACGGAAGTAATTAA
- the gspG gene encoding type II secretion system major pseudopilin GspG has protein sequence MQRKPQNTVVSHTQRGFSLIELMIVLVILGLIAGIVGPQAMKYLGKGKTQSAKVQIENISAALDMYRLEVGSYPTSADGLKALVSQPSSARGWNGPYLKKGEVPKDPWNNDYQYKRPGGNGQPYDLSSFGADGAAGGEGEDADITLWKQ, from the coding sequence ATGCAACGCAAACCCCAAAATACAGTAGTGTCACACACACAACGTGGCTTCAGCCTGATCGAACTGATGATCGTGCTGGTGATCCTCGGCCTGATTGCCGGGATTGTCGGCCCGCAAGCCATGAAATACCTCGGCAAGGGCAAAACCCAATCCGCCAAGGTGCAGATTGAAAATATCAGCGCAGCGCTGGACATGTACCGCCTGGAAGTCGGCAGTTACCCGACCTCGGCGGATGGCCTCAAGGCGCTGGTTTCCCAGCCATCCAGCGCGCGTGGCTGGAATGGCCCTTATCTGAAAAAAGGCGAAGTGCCCAAAGACCCGTGGAACAACGACTACCAGTACAAGCGTCCTGGTGGCAATGGTCAGCCGTATGACCTGAGTTCCTTCGGTGCTGATGGTGCTGCCGGTGGCGAAGGTGAAGATGCAGATATTACTTTGTGGAAACAGTGA
- the ettA gene encoding energy-dependent translational throttle protein EttA produces MAQYIYTMNGVGKVVPPNRFILKDIYLNFFPGAKIGVLGYNGAGKSTLLRIMAGIDTDIVGEARPQPGINIGYLPQEPQLNPDKDVRGNVEEGLSVIKDAQARLDEVYAAYADPDADFDALAAEQAKLENILQVADAHNLEHTLEVAADALRLPPWDADVSTLSGGERRRVALCRLLLSSPDMLILDEPTNHLDAESVAWLERFLQNFPGTVVAVTHDRYFLDNVAGWILELDRGQGIPWEGNYSSWLDQKERRLEQEKKSEQGRLKAMKEELEWVRSNPKGRQAKSKARMQRFEELSSSDYQKRAETNEIYIAPGPRLGDLVIEANGISKSFGDRLLYENVSFNLPKGGIVGIIGPNGAGKTTLFRMITGQEQPDTGEFRVGDTVNIAYVDQSRDALDPNKTVFQEIADGHDLMNVNGYTIQSRAYCGRFNFKGDSQQKRIGDLSGGERNRVHLAKLLKSGGNLLLLDEPTNDLDVETLRALEEALLNFPGCAVVISHDRWFLDRIATHILAFEGDSQVTWFEGNYSDYEEDYKRRHGNELHPQRIKYKRLKA; encoded by the coding sequence CCTCAAGGACATTTACCTCAACTTTTTCCCCGGCGCAAAAATCGGGGTGCTCGGCTATAACGGCGCGGGCAAATCCACCCTGCTGCGCATCATGGCGGGGATCGACACCGACATCGTCGGCGAAGCCCGCCCGCAACCCGGCATCAACATCGGCTACCTGCCGCAGGAACCGCAACTCAACCCCGACAAGGACGTGCGCGGCAATGTGGAAGAAGGCTTAAGCGTGATCAAAGATGCGCAAGCCCGGCTGGATGAAGTCTACGCCGCCTACGCCGACCCCGACGCCGATTTCGATGCGCTGGCCGCCGAACAGGCCAAGCTGGAAAACATCCTGCAAGTCGCTGATGCCCACAACCTCGAACACACGCTCGAAGTCGCCGCCGACGCCCTGCGCCTACCACCTTGGGATGCCGATGTCAGCACGCTGTCCGGTGGTGAGCGCCGCCGCGTCGCCCTGTGCCGTCTGCTGCTGTCTTCCCCCGACATGCTGATCCTCGACGAACCGACCAACCATCTGGATGCAGAATCGGTCGCCTGGCTGGAACGTTTCCTGCAAAATTTCCCCGGTACTGTCGTTGCTGTTACCCATGACCGCTACTTTCTCGACAATGTAGCGGGCTGGATTCTGGAACTCGACCGAGGGCAAGGTATCCCGTGGGAAGGCAACTACTCCTCCTGGCTGGATCAGAAAGAACGCCGTCTGGAGCAGGAAAAGAAATCCGAGCAAGGCCGCCTGAAAGCGATGAAGGAAGAGCTGGAATGGGTACGTTCCAACCCCAAAGGCCGCCAGGCCAAGAGCAAGGCGCGTATGCAGCGCTTTGAGGAACTCTCATCCAGCGACTACCAAAAGCGCGCTGAAACCAACGAAATCTACATCGCCCCCGGCCCGCGCCTCGGCGATCTGGTGATCGAAGCCAATGGCATCAGCAAATCCTTTGGCGACCGCCTGCTGTACGAAAATGTCAGTTTCAACCTACCGAAGGGCGGCATCGTCGGCATTATCGGCCCCAATGGCGCGGGCAAAACCACCCTGTTCCGCATGATTACCGGGCAGGAACAGCCGGATACAGGTGAATTCCGCGTCGGTGATACCGTCAACATTGCCTACGTCGACCAATCACGTGATGCCCTTGACCCGAACAAGACCGTATTCCAGGAAATCGCCGACGGCCACGACCTGATGAACGTGAACGGTTACACCATCCAGTCACGCGCCTATTGCGGGCGTTTCAACTTCAAGGGTGATTCCCAGCAGAAACGCATCGGGGATTTATCCGGGGGGGAACGCAACCGGGTGCATCTGGCCAAGCTGCTCAAGTCCGGTGGCAACCTGCTGCTGCTGGACGAACCCACCAACGACCTCGATGTGGAAACCCTGCGGGCGTTGGAGGAAGCGCTGCTCAACTTCCCCGGCTGCGCGGTGGTGATCTCACATGACCGCTGGTTCCTCGACCGTATCGCCACCCACATCCTTGCATTCGAGGGGGATTCACAGGTGACGTGGTTTGAGGGTAACTACAGTGATTACGAGGAGGATTACAAACGTCGCCACGGCAATGAGTTACATCCGCAACGGATCAAATACAAACGTTTGAAAGCGTGA
- a CDS encoding hydrogen peroxide-inducible genes activator gives MNLPTVKQLRYFVALESHEHFGKAAEACFVSQSAFSTAIRELEATLEVQLVDRTNKNVTVTHIGRQIAAEARRCLRDIENLVELARSNHAPLTGELRIGVIPTIAPFLLPNILPPLRIQFPQLRLYLNEDITQRIYEKLMDGELDLIILALPYALRSVEVMPLFPDKFLLACREDTQHTRPRRYMFDSLAPESILLLEDGHCLRDHTLSACHLQDMDKISRFTASSLLTLVQMVDSDLGITYLPEMVKGSTLLAGTKVKIWPLPEESYREIGLAWRRGSARETEFTQLGEFIRTTWQTLLATV, from the coding sequence ATGAACCTGCCCACTGTAAAACAACTCCGCTATTTCGTCGCACTGGAAAGCCATGAACATTTTGGCAAGGCAGCTGAAGCCTGTTTTGTCTCACAGTCTGCCTTCAGTACGGCCATCCGGGAACTTGAAGCCACCCTGGAAGTACAACTGGTCGACCGCACCAACAAAAACGTCACCGTCACCCACATTGGCCGCCAGATCGCGGCGGAAGCCAGGCGCTGTTTGCGCGACATCGAAAACCTGGTGGAACTGGCGCGCAGCAACCACGCCCCACTAACGGGCGAGTTGCGCATCGGGGTCATCCCAACCATTGCCCCTTTCCTATTGCCTAACATACTTCCACCCTTGCGGATACAATTTCCGCAGTTGCGCCTGTATCTGAATGAAGACATCACCCAACGCATCTATGAAAAACTCATGGATGGCGAACTGGATCTGATCATTCTTGCCTTGCCTTACGCCCTGCGCAGCGTCGAAGTCATGCCGCTATTCCCTGACAAGTTTTTGCTGGCTTGCCGGGAAGACACCCAACACACCCGCCCACGCCGCTACATGTTTGACAGCCTGGCACCGGAAAGCATCCTGCTGCTGGAGGATGGCCACTGCCTGCGCGACCACACCTTGTCGGCCTGCCATTTACAGGATATGGACAAAATCAGCCGTTTTACCGCCAGCAGCCTGCTGACCCTGGTGCAAATGGTGGATTCGGATTTGGGCATCACCTATCTGCCGGAAATGGTGAAGGGTTCAACCTTGTTAGCAGGCACTAAAGTCAAGATTTGGCCCCTACCGGAAGAAAGCTACCGCGAAATCGGCCTCGCTTGGCGGCGTGGCAGCGCCCGTGAAACGGAGTTCACGCAATTGGGGGAATTTATCAGAACGACCTGGCAAACCTTGCTCGCTACCGTCTAA